One region of Mangifera indica cultivar Alphonso chromosome 3, CATAS_Mindica_2.1, whole genome shotgun sequence genomic DNA includes:
- the LOC123212257 gene encoding scarecrow-like protein 6, translating to MRGLPIPFHLQEKGAFEIQDFTSICSQDKWKKKQQQENSNNNSFFSCSNNNEPTSVLHMRRSQSPPTSASTLSSSLNNTTTITTNDNPTAIPQELVASLVNNERKDEWAAELQQIPSGLEVINSGGERCGLGLDDWESMLSETSQEQSILRWIAGDVDDASFGLKQLLQSGGNGNNPFVEFDGNAGSNLGIIDQGSIFESIGGGLVSGNVDVTNLGAFSGSGFASNNNGNGNGKIAASSSGLVNHKVVGLHSNNSNNMSNANFGSSGNNNMPMVPMSLPPGVIDQRSQSQKFEIPEEKPQILNPQILMNHQQQHQQVQSQNPNFMLPSTYSPLQQELPHLLQPQPKRHNSRGASSNLSPHHVPKPPFSDPAHELFLRNQQQQQQQQMGFSQNVQFLPHHLQQKPLMMTTKPKVLGPGSEEMIRQQHALLDQLYKAAELVGTGNFVHAHGILARLNHLLSPAGKPFQRAAFYFKEALQLLLLINNPAPPPRTPTPFDVIFKMGAYKVFSEVSPIIQFVNFTCNQALLEALDDADRIHIVDFDIGFGAQWASFMQELPMRCNRSSLSLKITAFASPSTHHPVELELMRDNLTQFANEIGISFELDVVNFDLLEQNSYTPPIFRSNENEAVAVNFPVWSYSNQPSALPSLLHIVKQLSPKIVVSSDRGCERNDLSFPDYVLHALQSYINLLESIDAANVNYDTVNKIEKFLLQPRIENSLLGRVQIPDRVPLWKTLIASAGFSPVTFSNFTETQAECVVRRTPVRGFHVEKHQASLVLFWQCRELISVSAWRC from the coding sequence ATGAGAGGTTTACCCATACCATTTCATTTACAAGAAAAAGGGGCGTTTGAAATCCAAGATTTTACTTCGATTTGCTCTCAGGACAAGtggaaaaagaaacaacaacaaGAGAATAGCAACAACAACAGCTTTTTCTCTTGTAGTAACAACAACGAACCAACTTCTGTTCTTCATATGAGAAGAAGCCAAAGTCCACCCACTTCTGCTTCCACTCTTTCATCCTCTCTCAACAACACCACCACCATCACTACCAACGATAACCCAACTGCTATCCCGCAAGAACTGGTGGCTTCTTTGgtaaataatgaaagaaaagatgAGTGGGCAGCTGAGTTGCAACAGATTCCAAGTGGGTTGGAGGTGATTAACTCTGGAGGTGAAAGATGCGGTCTTGGTTTGGATGACTGGGAGAGCATGTTATCCGAAACAAGCCAGGAACAGTCTATTTTGAGATGGATCGCTGGGGATGTGGACGACGCTTCCTTTGGATTAAAGCAGCTGTTGCAAAGTGGTGGGAATGGTAATAACCCGTTTGTTGAATTTGATGGCAATGCTGGTAGTAATTTGGGGATTATTGATCAAGGTTCAATTTTTGAGTCAATAGGTGGTGGTTTGGTATCTGGTAATGTTGATGTCACTAATTTAGGAGCTTTTTCTGGTTCTGGGTTTGCGTCTAACAACAACGGGAATGGAAATGGAAAGATTGCTGCTTCTTCTTCTGGGTTGGTTAATCACAAAGTGGTTGGATTGCATAGCAACAATTCTAATAATATGTCGAATGCAAATTTTGGTTCATCAGGTAACAACAATATGCCTATGGTTCCAATGTCGTTGCCCCCTGGTGTGATTGACCAACGTTCTCAATCCCAAAAGTTTGAAATCCCCGAAGAAAAGCCACAGATTCTCAATCCACAAATATTGATGAACCACCAACAACAACACCAACAGGTGCAGTCTCAAAATCCTAACTTTATGTTGCCTTCAACTTATTCTCCTCTACAACAGGAACTCCCCCACTTGCTTCAGCCACAACCAAAGCGCCACAACTCTCGAGGAGCAAGTTCAAACCTTTCCCCGCATCATGTTCCCAAACCACCCTTCTCTGATCCAGCCCATGAGTTGTTTCTGAGAAAccaacagcagcagcagcagcagcaaatGGGGTTTTCTCAAAATGTGCAGTTTCTTCCTCATCATCTTCAACAAAAGCCTTTGATGATGACAACAAAGCCGAAGGTTTTAGGACCAGGGAGTGAAGAAATGATTCGTCAACAACATGCTTTGCTCGACCAGCTCTATAAAGCTGCAGAGTTGGTAGGGACTGGGAATTTCGTACACGCGCATGGGATATTGGCGCGGCTCAATCACCTGCTCTCTCCTGCAGGTAAGCCCTTTCAAAGGGCTGCTTTCTACTTCAAAGAGGCTCTGCAGTTGCTACTTCTTATCAACAACCCAGCCCCTCCCCCACGCACTCCTACCCcttttgatgttatttttaaaatgggaGCTTACAAGGTGTTTTCTGAAGTGTCTCCTATTATTCAGTTTGTCAACTTTACTTGCAACCAGGCTCTTCTAGAGGCTCTTGATGATGCTGACAGAATACACATTGTGGATTTTGATATTGGCTTTGGTGCTCAGTGGGCTTCATTTATGCAGGAGCTTCCAATGAGGTGTAATAGAAGTTCTCTTTCATTGAAAATTACTGCTTTTGCTTCTCCTTCAACTCACCATCCTGTTGAGCTTGAACTTATGCGTGACAACCTGACACAGTTTGCTAATGAAATTGGCATTAGTTTTGAGCTTGATGTGGTTAACTTTGATTTGTTGGAGCAAAACTCTTATACACCACCCATTTTTCGATCAAATGAAAATGAGGCAGTTGCCGTTAATTTTCCTGTTTGGTCCTATTCGAATCAACCCTCTGCATTGCCTTCTCTCCTTCACATTGTGAAGCAGCTTTCACCAAAAATTGTGGTGTCATCAGATAGAGGGTGCGAAAGAAATGATCTATCATTTCCAGATTACGTTCTTCATGCCCTTCAGTCATACATAAACCTATTGGAATCGATAGATGCTGCTAATGTGAATTATGATACCGTGAACAAGATTGAGAAGTTCCTTCTTCAGCCGAGGATTGAAAATTCTTTATTGGGGCGGGTCCAAATCCCAGACAGAGTGCCTTTGTGGAAAACACTCATTGCCTCGGCTGGATTCTCCCCTGTCACATTCAGTAACTTCACTGAAACTCAGGCAGAATGTGTGGTGAGGAGGACTCCAGTGAGGGGGTTTCATGTTGAGAAGCACCAGGCATCACTTGTGCTTTTTTGGCAATGCCGGGAGCTGATCTCAGTATCAGCTTGGAGGTGCTGA